The nucleotide sequence GAAGCGGGGTAAATTTCTCGGCTCGGGTATCCTGCACTGGTGCCGAAAGGCGATTGAGAAGCAGGAATACTCCCCGTCGAACCTGATGATCTCGCTTTTAGACGAAAACCATCTGCCGGTCTATAACTGGTACGTGGTGCACGCGCTGCCCAAACGGCTCGACATCGGCGCGTTCAACGCCGAGCGGAACGAGATCGTGGTCGAAACGATGGTGCTGCAATACCATTACTTCAAATACTACGATCCGGCCAGCGTAGCGATGGACCTGGCGGGCAGCCTGACGGCGTCAATCAATGTGAACATCGGCTTCTGAACTCCTGCCGCTATGCCGATTGAAATACGTGAACTGGTTATCCGGGCCCGGGTCGATGAAACCGAAACGGCCAGTCAGACGGATTCAGGAAACCGTCGGGGCGGTACGCTGACC is from Spirosoma taeanense and encodes:
- a CDS encoding phage tail protein, yielding MDLSYPHVGFHFSVVFELFPQFPNDIRFQEVSGLSAEVEMETFNEGGENRLVHQLPVRTKYGDLTLKRGKFLGSGILHWCRKAIEKQEYSPSNLMISLLDENHLPVYNWYVVHALPKRLDIGAFNAERNEIVVETMVLQYHYFKYYDPASVAMDLAGSLTASINVNIGF
- a CDS encoding DUF5908 family protein, which produces MPIEIRELVIRARVDETETASQTDSGNRRGGTLTRADREAIIAACVEQVMQMLEDKQER